The Verrucomicrobium spinosum DSM 4136 = JCM 18804 genome includes a region encoding these proteins:
- the vccD gene encoding Verru_Chthon cassette protein D, with protein MKMSPFFSLPGRHPRKAGSPAFTLIEMLLVVTIIAILLAFAGPSIFGALRGNRMTGAGESLLGAMSEAQQTAFSQGYPVEVRFYQYTDPSTGVVGFRGYQFFKVSSPDGANTEQITKISETVKLPDGVYISAAPSMSPTLVGGTFADSDANSGVTGASYSAMRFLPDGTCKAVASAAGGIAALQYQTLPNSFFTLVEDTNTAAAALPDNFYIIQTDPFTGKSRSYRPGF; from the coding sequence ATGAAGATGTCACCTTTCTTTTCATTGCCGGGGAGGCACCCCCGGAAGGCAGGTTCTCCAGCGTTTACGCTGATTGAGATGTTGCTGGTCGTTACCATCATCGCGATCCTGCTCGCCTTTGCTGGACCCTCGATTTTTGGCGCTCTCCGGGGAAATAGAATGACGGGAGCTGGTGAAAGCCTGCTAGGTGCCATGTCTGAGGCTCAGCAAACAGCGTTCAGCCAGGGCTATCCTGTTGAGGTTAGATTTTACCAGTACACTGATCCCAGTACAGGAGTGGTAGGGTTCAGAGGTTACCAGTTTTTCAAAGTGAGCAGCCCGGACGGTGCCAACACTGAACAGATCACAAAGATCAGTGAAACGGTCAAGCTTCCTGATGGAGTCTATATTTCGGCAGCTCCCTCGATGTCTCCTACTTTGGTTGGTGGTACATTTGCAGATTCGGACGCCAACTCTGGAGTTACTGGAGCGAGCTATAGTGCGATGCGGTTTCTCCCAGATGGAACATGTAAAGCGGTCGCCAGCGCGGCTGGAGGAATTGCTGCGCTCCAGTACCAGACGTTGCCCAATAGCTTCTTTACCCTCGTAGAGGACACCAATACCGCGGCAGCAGCACTGCCGGACAACTTCTACATTATCCAAACCGATCCGTTCACTGGAAAGTCACGATCCTACCGCCCGGGATTCTGA
- the vccC gene encoding Verru_Chthon cassette protein C: MMTMCQLHSIPSSGGRRIFRRRLPGFTLVELLVSMTILAILMTLVANVLSMVQKTWVRTSSRVSQFREARAAFDTMSRNLGQATLNAYWQNGFNQLTSDIIGEARREAVSYVRKSELQFVCGRTDGLFNTGATASNYPGFGVFFQAPLGVTNFNPTADGVTQADTANMVNLLCGRGYFVSWGDDSAFRPAILAGVTTVRPRFRYRLMEYAPPAEANRIYDADLRPIVPDFGDTTAASVNHSKEWFQDAISNTATTGDAATGHGYTRPVADNVIALIISPIVEGNNAGNRAPTWIAPNYEFDSTAVANTGAGLGPQGTQHQLPPALKLTLVAIDQQTAEILAEGAAGGTSPNLLGSSGAGFSMAGSYEADLETLKTFLTSKHYNFRVFTTVVSLKQAKWSL; this comes from the coding sequence ATGATGACGATGTGCCAATTACATTCTATTCCATCCAGTGGAGGAAGGCGGATCTTCAGGAGGCGGCTGCCAGGTTTCACCCTGGTCGAGTTGCTGGTGTCGATGACCATCCTGGCCATTTTGATGACCTTGGTGGCCAATGTGCTCTCCATGGTGCAGAAGACCTGGGTGCGGACTAGTTCGCGCGTGTCGCAATTTCGCGAAGCCCGGGCAGCCTTCGATACAATGTCGAGGAATTTGGGGCAGGCCACTTTAAATGCGTACTGGCAGAACGGCTTCAACCAGTTGACCAGCGATATCATTGGTGAAGCCCGTCGGGAGGCGGTTTCCTATGTCCGCAAGTCCGAGTTGCAATTTGTTTGTGGACGCACTGACGGCTTGTTTAACACCGGTGCCACTGCATCCAACTATCCTGGTTTTGGGGTCTTTTTTCAGGCGCCCCTGGGAGTGACCAACTTCAATCCAACTGCCGATGGGGTGACCCAGGCGGACACGGCGAACATGGTGAACCTCCTTTGTGGTCGTGGGTACTTTGTCAGTTGGGGAGACGACAGTGCGTTTCGTCCAGCGATCCTGGCAGGGGTGACGACGGTCAGACCCCGCTTCCGCTATCGTCTGATGGAGTACGCTCCACCGGCTGAAGCGAATAGAATTTATGATGCGGACCTTCGCCCGATCGTTCCTGACTTCGGCGACACCACGGCCGCTTCGGTCAACCACTCAAAAGAATGGTTCCAGGATGCCATTTCTAATACTGCCACCACGGGTGACGCTGCAACAGGGCATGGTTATACCCGGCCTGTGGCCGACAATGTCATCGCCCTGATCATCTCTCCAATAGTGGAAGGAAACAATGCTGGCAACAGGGCTCCGACCTGGATTGCTCCCAACTATGAGTTCGATTCTACTGCGGTCGCCAATACTGGAGCTGGACTTGGGCCGCAAGGCACGCAGCATCAATTGCCTCCCGCGTTGAAACTCACGCTGGTCGCCATAGATCAGCAGACCGCTGAAATCCTGGCAGAGGGTGCGGCAGGTGGCACCTCCCCCAATCTTCTCGGTTCGTCGGGTGCAGGGTTTTCCATGGCGGGTTCTTACGAAGCCGATCTGGAAACCCTGAAGACTTTCTTAACCTCCAAGCATTATAACTTCCGCGTTTTTACCACTGTGGTTTCGTTGAAGCAGGCAAAGTGGAGCCTCTAA
- the vccB gene encoding Verru_Chthon cassette protein B: MKSSVKLPKKWLGFSLVEVTLAMGIASLGLLTILGLMPQGLEMSRKTGQIVSERHLVEQIIRNLEQTSWNLVTVGDSMKYYDDQGVEMESANELGRTFSAKIEVASTNLRMPGAKTDETALKKVTIKVTSSQQRNFDFSEPNSRNYRTFVQYIAKGR; this comes from the coding sequence ATGAAATCTTCTGTCAAACTCCCTAAAAAATGGTTGGGTTTCTCCTTGGTCGAGGTGACGCTCGCCATGGGGATCGCTTCCCTTGGACTTCTTACGATCCTGGGGCTCATGCCTCAGGGGTTGGAGATGTCGAGAAAGACCGGTCAGATCGTCTCTGAACGTCACTTGGTCGAGCAAATCATCCGGAACTTGGAACAGACATCCTGGAATCTCGTCACCGTTGGGGATTCAATGAAATATTACGACGATCAGGGTGTGGAGATGGAGAGTGCCAATGAGCTTGGTCGCACTTTCTCCGCCAAGATCGAGGTTGCTTCTACCAACCTCCGGATGCCTGGTGCCAAGACGGACGAAACCGCACTTAAAAAGGTGACCATCAAGGTGACCAGTTCTCAGCAGCGCAATTTCGATTTCTCTGAGCCCAACAGCCGTAACTATCGGACGTTTGTGCAATACATCGCAAAGGGGAGATAG